The following proteins come from a genomic window of Bacteroidota bacterium:
- a CDS encoding acyl-CoA dehydrogenase family protein — METKEIYKMKGGEFLVKDAKAEQIFIAEEFSEEQQMMASAATEFVDKEIVPKRERFEQKDYALVEELMKKAGEMGFLGITTPEKYEGLNMGFNTAMLVTDKLSGTTGSFSTAYGAHTGIGTLPILLYGTEEQRMYYLPKLGSGEWIGAYALTEPGAGSDANSGKTKAVYNPETDTYKITGGKMWISNAGFAQMFIVFARIENDKNITGFIVDYDKDNPNGITFGEEEHKLGIKSSSTRQVYFDETEVPASAMLSVRGNGFKIAMNSLNVGRIKLAAACLDSQKRLVNHGVTYANERFQFKVPISSFGAIKNKIADMATAAWVSEAGTYRAGQDIEDKIAELEAGGMSPQESKLKGVEEFAVEASIMKVYASEAVQMSSDEAIQIYGGMGFSSDAPVEAAWRDARIARIYEGTNEINRMLVVGMLLRKAMKGDIDLMGPAMKVASELMSIPSFDTPDYSVLFSEEKELITKLKKAALMIAGKAVEKYGMDLNDHQELLMYVSDMIIEIYVAESAVLRAEKLALKNGENATEYQVAMARLNLFNAVEKISTAGREAVISIAEGDEQRMMLMGLKRFTKYVNFPNVIELRRKIAGKVIEENKYVF; from the coding sequence ATGGAAACAAAGGAAATATATAAAATGAAAGGTGGCGAATTCCTTGTAAAGGACGCCAAAGCAGAGCAGATATTTATTGCTGAAGAATTTTCAGAAGAACAGCAAATGATGGCTTCGGCTGCTACAGAATTTGTAGATAAGGAAATAGTTCCCAAAAGAGAACGTTTTGAGCAAAAGGATTATGCCTTAGTAGAGGAGCTTATGAAAAAGGCCGGAGAAATGGGTTTTCTAGGGATTACTACTCCCGAAAAATATGAAGGTCTTAATATGGGATTCAATACTGCTATGCTGGTAACGGATAAGCTTTCCGGAACAACGGGATCTTTTTCAACAGCTTATGGAGCTCATACAGGAATTGGTACTCTTCCAATATTACTTTATGGAACAGAGGAGCAAAGAATGTATTATCTTCCAAAATTAGGGTCAGGTGAATGGATTGGAGCCTATGCTTTAACTGAACCGGGAGCAGGATCGGATGCAAATTCGGGAAAAACAAAAGCTGTTTATAATCCTGAAACGGATACCTATAAAATTACCGGTGGTAAAATGTGGATTTCAAACGCAGGTTTTGCTCAGATGTTTATTGTATTTGCCCGTATCGAAAACGATAAAAACATTACCGGATTTATAGTTGATTACGATAAAGATAATCCGAATGGAATAACGTTTGGAGAAGAAGAACATAAATTAGGTATTAAGTCTTCATCTACACGTCAGGTTTATTTTGATGAAACGGAAGTTCCTGCATCAGCAATGCTTTCTGTGAGAGGGAATGGTTTTAAAATTGCTATGAACTCGTTAAATGTAGGACGTATTAAACTTGCTGCTGCTTGTTTAGATTCTCAAAAAAGACTGGTAAATCACGGAGTAACATATGCCAATGAGAGATTCCAGTTTAAAGTGCCAATTTCAAGCTTTGGTGCAATTAAAAATAAAATAGCCGATATGGCTACTGCTGCATGGGTATCTGAAGCAGGTACTTATAGAGCGGGACAGGATATAGAAGATAAAATTGCTGAATTGGAAGCTGGTGGAATGTCACCTCAGGAATCTAAACTAAAAGGAGTTGAGGAATTTGCCGTAGAAGCATCTATTATGAAAGTTTACGCATCAGAGGCAGTTCAAATGTCGTCAGATGAGGCAATACAGATATATGGAGGTATGGGATTCTCTTCTGATGCACCGGTTGAAGCTGCATGGCGTGATGCCCGTATTGCCCGTATTTATGAGGGTACTAATGAAATTAACCGTATGTTGGTTGTAGGTATGCTTCTTAGAAAGGCAATGAAAGGCGATATTGATTTGATGGGACCTGCAATGAAAGTTGCTTCAGAACTGATGTCTATTCCTTCATTTGACACACCGGATTATTCAGTTTTATTCTCTGAAGAAAAAGAGCTTATAACTAAACTTAAGAAAGCTGCATTGATGATTGCCGGTAAAGCAGTTGAGAAATACGGTATGGATCTTAATGATCATCAAGAGTTGTTGATGTATGTTTCTGATATGATCATTGAAATTTACGTAGCAGAATCTGCTGTGTTAAGAGCTGAAAAACTAGCATTAAAAAATGGAGAAAATGCTACAGAGTATCAGGTTGCTATGGCAAGATTAAACTTGTTTAATGCCGTAGAGAAAATATCTACCGCAGGTAGAGAAGCCGTTATTTCTATAGCAGAAGGAGATGAACAACGTATGATGTTAATGGGACTAAAGCGATTTACAAAATATGTTAATTTCCCTAACGTTATTGAGTTGAGAAGAAAGATTGCAGGAAAAGTAATCGAAGAAAATAAATACGTATTCTAG
- a CDS encoding acetyl-CoA C-acyltransferase, which produces MTEAYIVKAYRTAVGKAPKGVFRFKRPDELAAETIKHMMDTVPDLDVNRIDDVIVGNAMPEAEQGLNMGRLISLMGLDTIDVPGVTVNRYCASGIETIAMASAKIKAGMADIIIAGGSESMSYIPMGGYKPVPEYNLAKKNPSYYWGMGITAEAVANKYNVSREDQDEFAFNSHMKALAAIKDGKFKDEIVPINVDHVYLDDDGKKVTSQYVVDTDQGPRAGTNTAVLNKLRPVFAAGGSVTAGNSSQMSDGAAFVLVVSEKVMKELNLEPIARLVNYAAAGVEPSLMGIGPTAAIPKALKLAGMKQNDIELIELNEAFASQSIAVVRELDLNPDIVNVNGGAIAMGHPLGCTGAKLSVQLFNELKRRDAKYGMVTMCVGTGQGAAGIFEML; this is translated from the coding sequence ATGACAGAAGCATATATTGTTAAAGCATATAGAACTGCGGTAGGTAAAGCTCCAAAGGGAGTATTCCGTTTCAAAAGACCGGACGAGTTGGCTGCCGAAACCATTAAACACATGATGGATACAGTTCCGGATTTAGACGTTAATCGAATTGATGACGTAATTGTAGGTAACGCAATGCCTGAAGCCGAACAAGGATTAAATATGGGGCGTTTAATATCGTTGATGGGGCTAGATACTATTGATGTTCCCGGTGTAACGGTAAACAGATATTGTGCATCAGGTATAGAAACCATAGCCATGGCATCGGCAAAAATAAAGGCCGGAATGGCAGATATTATTATTGCCGGAGGTAGCGAAAGCATGTCATATATCCCAATGGGTGGATACAAACCGGTTCCTGAGTATAATTTGGCGAAGAAAAATCCAAGTTATTATTGGGGAATGGGAATTACGGCAGAAGCTGTTGCAAATAAATATAATGTTAGCAGGGAGGATCAGGATGAATTTGCATTTAATTCTCACATGAAAGCCCTGGCAGCGATTAAAGATGGAAAGTTCAAAGATGAGATAGTACCCATAAACGTAGATCATGTTTATTTGGATGATGATGGCAAAAAGGTAACATCTCAATATGTAGTTGATACCGACCAGGGGCCGCGTGCAGGAACAAATACTGCTGTATTAAATAAACTTAGACCTGTATTTGCAGCCGGAGGATCAGTAACAGCTGGTAATTCTTCTCAAATGAGTGATGGGGCTGCTTTTGTTTTAGTTGTTTCGGAAAAAGTTATGAAAGAACTCAATCTCGAGCCAATCGCAAGGTTAGTGAATTATGCCGCTGCAGGGGTAGAACCGAGTTTAATGGGTATTGGTCCCACTGCTGCAATTCCTAAAGCATTGAAACTGGCCGGAATGAAACAAAATGATATAGAACTTATAGAGCTTAATGAGGCTTTTGCTTCACAATCTATAGCCGTAGTAAGAGAGTTAGATCTTAATCCGGATATAGTGAATGTAAATGGTGGAGCAATTGCTATGGGGCACCCGCTTGGTTGTACCGGAGCTAAATTGTCGGTTCAGTTATTTAATGAGTTAAAACGCCGTGATGCTAAATACGGTATGGTAACCATGTGTGTAGGAACCGGACAGGGAGCTGCAGGAATTTTTGAAATGTTATAA
- a CDS encoding 3-hydroxyacyl-CoA dehydrogenase/enoyl-CoA hydratase family protein, with amino-acid sequence MNRAIKKVAILGSGIMGSRIACHFANIGVEVLLLDIVPRELDDKEKAKGLSLEDKVVRNRIVNAALTATLKAKPSPIYKKEFASLIETGNFDDDMPKIKDADWVMEVVVERLDIKKIVLDNVVKYRTPGTLITSNTSGIPIHKMIEGRDEDFRKHFVGTHFFNPPRYLKLFEVIPTPETDPEITEFLMNYGDQYLGKTSVLAKDTPAFIANRVGIYSIMELFHVVNEMGMTIEEVDKLTGPVIGRAKSATFRTVDVVGLDTLVHVANGLYNGVPDDEAHDLFAIPEYIQAMMDNNWLGSKTNQGFYKKVKNESGKKEILSLDLNTLEYRSKIRPKFATLEMTKTIDKVIDRFKVLVKGKDKAGEFYRKTFSGLFQYVSNRIPEISDELYKIDDGMKAGFGWQHGPFQVWDAIGVEKGIAMMEAEGKKPAQWVYDMVASGQKSFYTIDKGTASYYDIPAKENKIIPGLENYIILDHTRPTSTVWENSGSVIHDLGDGILNVEFTSKMNSIGGEVLQGIQKGIELAEKDFRGLVIGNQGENFSVGANLAMIFMMAIEQEYDELNMAIRQFQDTMMRVRYSSIPVIAAPHGMTFGGGAELTLHADKVIAAAETYIGLVEFGVGLIPGGGGTKELALRAADTFKPGDVEVNVLQEAFLAIGMAKVATSGHEAFDLGFLKQGRDHIVLNKDRQIATAKRHAILMAEDGYTQPAKRKDIKVLGRQALGMFYVGTDGMQASKYISEHDRKMADKLAYVMAGGDLSEKTLVSEQYLLDLEREAFLSLTTEKKTLERIQHMLQKGKPLRN; translated from the coding sequence ATGAATCGTGCAATTAAAAAAGTAGCAATACTTGGTTCCGGAATCATGGGATCGCGTATTGCGTGTCATTTTGCCAATATCGGTGTGGAAGTTTTGCTTCTCGACATCGTACCTCGTGAGCTTGATGACAAAGAAAAAGCCAAAGGACTCTCCCTTGAGGACAAGGTTGTGAGAAACCGAATTGTTAATGCTGCGCTAACAGCTACACTTAAAGCTAAACCTTCGCCTATCTACAAAAAGGAATTTGCCTCGTTAATTGAAACAGGTAATTTTGATGATGATATGCCAAAAATCAAGGATGCTGATTGGGTAATGGAAGTTGTAGTAGAAAGGCTGGATATTAAAAAGATTGTTTTAGACAATGTTGTTAAATATCGAACACCCGGAACTTTAATTACCTCAAATACATCAGGTATTCCTATTCACAAAATGATAGAGGGTAGAGATGAAGACTTCAGAAAACACTTCGTTGGAACTCACTTTTTTAATCCACCGCGTTATCTAAAACTCTTTGAAGTAATCCCAACTCCGGAAACTGATCCTGAAATCACTGAATTCCTGATGAATTATGGTGATCAGTATCTTGGGAAAACATCAGTTTTAGCTAAAGATACCCCTGCATTTATAGCAAACCGTGTCGGAATTTATAGCATCATGGAATTGTTCCATGTAGTTAATGAAATGGGGATGACAATTGAGGAAGTAGATAAATTAACAGGTCCGGTTATTGGACGTGCAAAATCTGCTACTTTCCGTACGGTTGATGTAGTAGGGCTCGATACTCTTGTTCATGTTGCAAATGGTCTCTACAATGGGGTTCCTGATGATGAAGCACACGATTTGTTTGCAATTCCGGAATATATCCAAGCAATGATGGATAATAACTGGTTGGGATCAAAAACCAATCAGGGATTTTATAAAAAAGTTAAAAATGAGAGTGGTAAGAAAGAAATACTTTCTTTAGACCTTAATACTCTTGAATATCGATCAAAAATTCGTCCTAAGTTCGCTACTTTGGAAATGACAAAGACTATAGATAAAGTTATTGATCGTTTCAAAGTACTGGTAAAAGGAAAGGATAAGGCAGGCGAATTTTATAGAAAAACATTCTCCGGATTATTCCAATACGTTTCTAACCGTATTCCTGAAATTTCAGATGAGTTGTACAAAATAGATGATGGTATGAAAGCCGGATTCGGATGGCAACACGGACCATTTCAGGTTTGGGATGCTATAGGAGTAGAGAAGGGGATTGCCATGATGGAAGCAGAAGGAAAGAAACCTGCTCAGTGGGTTTACGATATGGTAGCTTCCGGTCAGAAGTCGTTCTATACTATTGATAAAGGAACAGCATCTTACTATGACATTCCTGCCAAAGAAAATAAAATTATTCCCGGGTTAGAAAACTACATTATTTTGGATCACACCAGACCTACATCTACTGTCTGGGAGAATTCAGGGTCAGTTATTCACGATTTAGGAGATGGAATATTAAACGTTGAATTCACATCGAAAATGAATTCAATAGGAGGAGAGGTACTTCAGGGAATTCAAAAAGGTATAGAGTTAGCCGAAAAAGATTTCCGTGGACTTGTAATTGGTAATCAGGGTGAAAATTTCTCGGTAGGAGCAAATCTTGCTATGATTTTCATGATGGCCATTGAACAGGAGTATGATGAGCTTAACATGGCTATCCGTCAATTCCAGGATACAATGATGCGTGTTAGATATTCATCAATTCCTGTTATCGCTGCACCTCACGGAATGACATTTGGAGGTGGAGCCGAACTTACTCTTCACGCAGATAAGGTTATTGCTGCTGCAGAAACTTACATTGGTCTTGTAGAGTTTGGTGTAGGACTTATTCCCGGCGGAGGGGGAACTAAAGAATTAGCATTGAGAGCTGCCGATACTTTCAAACCGGGAGATGTTGAAGTAAATGTTCTTCAGGAAGCCTTCCTTGCAATTGGAATGGCAAAGGTTGCTACTTCGGGTCATGAAGCTTTTGATTTAGGGTTCCTAAAACAGGGTAGAGATCATATTGTATTAAATAAAGATCGTCAAATTGCTACAGCCAAACGTCATGCAATTTTAATGGCAGAAGACGGGTATACTCAACCTGCCAAACGTAAAGATATTAAAGTTCTTGGACGACAGGCATTAGGTATGTTCTATGTGGGAACTGATGGAATGCAGGCTTCAAAATATATTTCGGAACACGACAGAAAAATGGCAGATAAACTTGCCTATGTAATGGCAGGAGGAGATTTATCTGAAAAAACTCTTGTTTCGGAACAATATCTACTTGATTTGGAAAGAGAAGCTTTCTTGTCGTTAACAACAGAGAAGAAAACTCTTGAGCGTATTCAACACATGTTACAAAAAGGTAAACCTCTAAGAAACTAA